In the genome of Quercus robur chromosome 3, dhQueRobu3.1, whole genome shotgun sequence, one region contains:
- the LOC126719325 gene encoding uncharacterized protein LOC126719325 gives MVLALTAKKNIRFVNDKISMPKLDSPLYEDWQNCNTMVLSWLINSMHIDVSSSIMYSKTAREMLIELKNLFLSRFKRLWDQLLNYEPLPECSCGAMKTLSASHDKAYVMRFLMGLNENFETFEIRFSFAMYANSKGNSGNKGSNKKERPLCTHCNMLGHTIDKCNKLHGYPPRYKPKGSTGTSLGDGHHVANVSSSDGVSGMVYGGSGVTTAAGMGTSWAHHR, from the exons ATGGTTTTAGCTCTCACTGCCAAGAAAAATATCAGATTTGTGAATGACAAAATTTCAATGCCAAAACTTGATTCACCTCTGTATGAGGATTGGCAAAACTGCAACACCATGGTTCTATCTTGGTTGATCAACTCAATGCACATAGATGTCTCCAGCAGCATTATGTATAGCAAAACAGCGAGAGAGATGTTGATTGAATTGAAGAACCTTTTTCTCTCAAG GTTCAAGAGGCTTTGGGATCAATTGCTCAATTATGAGCCTCTTCCAGAGTGTTCTTGTGGAGCTATGAAGACTCTTAGTGCTTCACATGACAAAGCTTATGTCATGAGGTTCCTAATGGGGCTTAATGAGAACTTTGAGACTTTTGAAATCAGATTCTCAT TTGCCATGTATGCTAATTCTAAAGGCAATTCTGGGAACAAAGGAAGCAACAAGAAGGAGAGACCTTTGTGCACTCACTGCAACATGCTTGGGCACACCATAGATAAGTGCAATAAATTGCATGGGTATCCACCTAGATACAAGCCCAAAGGAAG CACTGGCACAAGTCTTGGTGATGGTCATCATGTTGCCAATGTAAGCTCAAGTGATGGAGTTTCTGGTATGGTTTATGGGGGATCTGGTGTCACTACTGCTGCTGGTATGGGCACATCTTGGGCACACCATAGATAA